A region from the uncultured Ilyobacter sp. genome encodes:
- a CDS encoding flavocytochrome c, with the protein MVDKVNIFEENIERWDETVDVIVVGSGFAGLTAAIEAHNAGASVVLLEKMKAAGGNSIISDGGIAAPGTELQKKYGFVDTPDIMYEDMMKAGLGINYPELVRVVVDNARDVFQWSVDYLGIEYLDRIDIFGGHSVHRCYTAKNVTGATIIKKQMEKMSELGIEVRFKSYLKNLVVDSKGRVCGVVVKEDYDYKDASMGRDRYIKAGKGVILATGGFGADVDFRSSQDPRLTEKIGTTNKPFATSETIKESIRVGAMPVQLSHIQLGPWASPDEAGYGVGPMFSEYIVFQYGVIVDPATGRRFVNELADRKTLSDKLLYKGHPCIGIADSKAVREAGWNIDSGLKRKVVRKFDTLEEVADFYGIPEEGIRETINRFNENFKEGVDKDFGKPLIENSSPIGEAPYYAMRLWPKVHFTMGGIRIDTDAQVISIEGDVIEGLYAAGEVTGGVHGASRLGSCAITECMVFGRIAGKNIANQPKI; encoded by the coding sequence ATGGTAGATAAAGTTAATATTTTTGAAGAAAATATTGAAAGATGGGATGAAACAGTAGATGTAATAGTTGTAGGTAGTGGTTTTGCAGGGCTTACAGCTGCCATAGAAGCTCATAATGCAGGGGCTTCTGTCGTCCTTTTGGAAAAGATGAAGGCAGCAGGAGGAAACTCTATTATAAGTGACGGTGGAATTGCAGCACCTGGGACCGAACTTCAAAAAAAATACGGTTTTGTAGATACTCCCGATATAATGTATGAGGATATGATGAAAGCAGGTCTGGGGATAAATTACCCTGAACTGGTGAGAGTGGTTGTAGATAATGCCCGTGATGTCTTTCAGTGGTCAGTTGATTATCTTGGAATAGAGTATCTTGACAGAATAGATATCTTCGGAGGACACTCAGTACATCGTTGTTACACTGCAAAAAATGTTACAGGAGCTACAATCATAAAAAAACAGATGGAAAAGATGAGCGAACTGGGAATTGAAGTGAGATTTAAGTCCTACTTGAAAAATCTTGTTGTGGACTCAAAGGGAAGGGTCTGTGGTGTGGTAGTGAAAGAAGATTATGATTATAAGGATGCTTCAATGGGCAGAGACAGATATATAAAAGCTGGAAAAGGAGTTATTCTGGCAACGGGAGGCTTCGGAGCTGATGTTGATTTCAGATCTTCCCAGGATCCAAGGCTCACAGAAAAGATAGGTACCACCAATAAACCTTTCGCCACCTCAGAAACAATAAAAGAATCAATAAGGGTAGGGGCTATGCCTGTGCAGTTATCACACATCCAGCTAGGTCCATGGGCCTCCCCTGATGAGGCAGGCTACGGAGTGGGGCCTATGTTTTCAGAATACATAGTATTTCAGTACGGTGTTATTGTAGATCCCGCTACAGGAAGACGTTTTGTAAATGAACTTGCTGACCGTAAAACCCTTTCAGATAAACTGCTTTATAAGGGACATCCATGTATTGGTATCGCCGACTCAAAAGCTGTCAGAGAGGCTGGATGGAACATAGATTCTGGTTTAAAGAGAAAAGTGGTGAGAAAGTTTGATACCTTAGAAGAAGTAGCAGATTTTTACGGAATACCAGAGGAAGGTATAAGAGAAACTATAAACAGATTTAATGAAAATTTTAAAGAGGGCGTGGACAAGGATTTTGGAAAGCCTCTTATTGAAAATTCATCTCCAATTGGTGAAGCACCTTATTATGCCATGAGATTATGGCCCAAGGTTCATTTTACCATGGGGGGAATACGGATAGACACTGATGCCCAGGTAATAAGTATAGAGGGAGATGTAATCGAGGGCTTATATGCAGCAGGAGAAGTTACAGGAGGAGTTCACGGAGCATCTAGACTGGGAAGTTGTGCCATCACTGAATGTATGGTATTTGGAAGAATAGCCGGAAAAAACATAGCAAATCAACCTAAAATCTAG
- a CDS encoding iron-sulfur cluster carrier protein MrpORP: MSCQSSNLDEQEIRIKNNMDRIKHKIVVMSGKGGVGKSTMSTNIAYGLSLAGKKVGILDADLHGPNIPLMLGVEGTKLPSLEKPLQLSENLKVVSLSFYLENSNNPIVWRGPAKIGAIKQLLGDVDWGDLDYLVVDLPPGTGDEPLTIAQSLGKVDGSVIVTTPQDVAILDSRKSVKFSEMVNMPVLGIIENMSGFVCPHCDERIDIFKNGGGEKAANEMNVNFLGKIPMTAEMVEAGDEGKPYIFSKKEGVAYNALNSVITSIITKTKGDEEIMNSLKIAFPTNNGETVESHFGHCKQFAIYTVKGGEILNKELVDAPPHEPGLLPKFLGELNINTIITGGMGQRAIDLFTAQNIDVILGASGSIDNNLKEYTGGELYSKGSACSHDHDDEHSCSH; encoded by the coding sequence ATGAGTTGTCAGAGCAGTAATCTAGATGAACAGGAAATAAGAATCAAGAATAACATGGATCGGATCAAGCATAAGATAGTTGTCATGAGTGGTAAGGGTGGTGTAGGAAAGTCAACTATGTCAACCAATATAGCCTACGGTCTTTCCCTAGCTGGAAAGAAGGTGGGAATTTTGGATGCAGACCTTCACGGTCCCAATATACCTCTTATGCTAGGAGTAGAAGGAACAAAACTTCCCTCTTTGGAAAAACCTTTACAGCTAAGTGAAAATTTAAAAGTGGTTTCTCTCAGTTTTTATTTAGAAAACTCAAACAACCCCATTGTGTGGAGAGGGCCGGCCAAAATAGGAGCTATCAAACAGCTGTTAGGGGATGTAGACTGGGGAGACCTTGATTATCTTGTAGTGGACCTTCCACCTGGTACAGGGGACGAACCGCTTACTATAGCTCAGAGCCTGGGAAAAGTAGACGGAAGTGTCATTGTAACAACTCCTCAGGATGTTGCTATATTAGATTCTAGAAAATCTGTGAAGTTTTCAGAAATGGTAAATATGCCTGTACTGGGAATAATAGAAAATATGAGTGGTTTTGTATGCCCTCATTGTGACGAAAGAATTGATATCTTTAAAAACGGCGGCGGAGAAAAGGCAGCCAATGAGATGAATGTCAATTTCCTAGGTAAGATACCTATGACTGCTGAAATGGTAGAAGCAGGAGACGAAGGGAAACCTTATATTTTCTCTAAAAAAGAGGGTGTGGCTTATAACGCTCTGAATTCAGTAATAACAAGTATTATAACTAAAACAAAAGGGGATGAAGAAATTATGAATAGTCTAAAAATAGCTTTTCCTACTAACAACGGTGAAACTGTAGAATCTCATTTTGGGCACTGTAAACAATTTGCAATTTATACTGTAAAAGGAGGAGAAATTTTAAACAAAGAATTGGTAGACGCTCCTCCACATGAACCTGGATTACTTCCAAAATTCCTTGGAGAACTCAATATAAATACAATAATAACAGGAGGAATGGGACAAAGAGCCATAGACCTGTTCACAGCTCAAAATATAGATGTTATCCTTGGAGCATCTGGAAGTATTGATAATAATTTGAAAGAATATACAGGAGGAGAACTTTACTCTAAAGGCTCTGCTTGCAGCCATGACCACGATGATGAACACAGCTGTAGTCACTAA
- a CDS encoding NifB/NifX family molybdenum-iron cluster-binding protein has translation MKIAVASKDKGLKAEIDNMFGRAEYFVIVDSENMEVKTIENIAKNESNGAGGKAVKLLSNEGVEIIVAPELGPKAVTAVEAFKIKAYKKGSFKTVEEAVKAYKEGKLKEFESASVREHSGLRRA, from the coding sequence ATGAAAATAGCAGTAGCGTCTAAGGATAAGGGTTTAAAAGCAGAAATTGACAACATGTTCGGAAGAGCAGAATACTTTGTAATAGTAGATTCAGAAAACATGGAAGTTAAAACCATAGAAAATATAGCAAAAAATGAATCAAACGGTGCCGGTGGAAAGGCTGTAAAATTACTTTCAAATGAGGGAGTAGAAATAATTGTTGCTCCCGAGCTAGGACCAAAAGCAGTCACAGCAGTTGAAGCCTTTAAAATAAAGGCATATAAAAAGGGCAGTTTTAAAACAGTGGAAGAGGCAGTAAAAGCTTATAAAGAGGGAAAATTAAAAGAGTTTGAATCTGCTTCTGTAAGAGAACATTCAGGACTAAGAAGGGCATAA
- a CDS encoding 4Fe-4S binding protein, with translation MFSKQLIKSSKRKKNFYENYTWIIFLLMWILPIFDIRFGILGLVSMSMAVILSLFSRGKPHCAYFCPRGGGLQKILTRFSMGYKTPKFLTDKITRYGFTLLLTVKVVSGIVKSQNIYQLGSAMYTGFVATSILAITMGILMKPRVYCGELCHAGNIAGLINQIKTKNK, from the coding sequence ATGTTTTCAAAGCAATTGATTAAATCATCCAAAAGGAAAAAGAATTTTTATGAAAATTATACCTGGATAATATTTTTACTCATGTGGATACTTCCAATTTTTGATATAAGATTTGGTATTTTAGGACTCGTTTCCATGTCTATGGCGGTAATTTTGTCACTATTCAGCAGGGGAAAACCTCACTGTGCTTATTTTTGCCCTAGAGGTGGAGGTCTTCAGAAAATTTTGACTAGGTTCAGTATGGGGTACAAAACACCAAAATTTCTAACTGACAAGATCACCAGATACGGCTTTACTTTGCTTTTGACTGTGAAAGTGGTTTCTGGTATTGTAAAATCCCAGAATATCTATCAGCTGGGATCTGCAATGTATACAGGATTTGTAGCCACAAGTATTTTAGCTATTACAATGGGGATACTGATGAAACCAAGAGTTTACTGTGGGGAGCTATGTCATGCGGGGAACATTGCCGGACTTATAAATCAGATAAAGACGAAAAATAAATAA
- a CDS encoding response regulator transcription factor, whose amino-acid sequence MKNHEILIVDDDIKICNLIKEVLEPENIDTTVATTGKEAQSLIGSKTFDLIILDIMLEDTDGFQLMRNIQIEKIDTPIIFLTGKQQDYDKILAFGMGADDYITKPFNISVLIARVKAHLRRGDRVKELQLSSKKLVKEPFILNLDTYQLFKNGKEIFLSAKEIKIMKFFMENPNIIFTKDQLYEKIWNDVFIDNNSVRVYILNLRKKIEDNPQKPKYLKTAWGIGYKFTV is encoded by the coding sequence TTGAAAAATCATGAAATATTGATCGTCGATGACGACATTAAAATATGCAACCTAATAAAAGAAGTCCTCGAACCTGAAAATATAGACACTACTGTTGCAACAACAGGGAAAGAAGCTCAATCTCTTATAGGCTCTAAGACCTTTGACCTCATAATCTTAGATATAATGCTAGAAGATACAGACGGATTCCAACTTATGAGGAATATCCAGATAGAGAAGATAGATACCCCTATAATTTTTCTGACTGGAAAACAACAGGACTATGATAAAATTCTTGCCTTTGGAATGGGGGCTGACGATTACATCACAAAACCATTTAATATCTCTGTTTTAATTGCCCGTGTTAAGGCACACCTTAGAAGAGGGGACCGTGTAAAAGAACTCCAGTTGTCTTCAAAAAAACTTGTAAAAGAACCGTTTATTCTAAACCTTGATACTTACCAGCTCTTTAAAAACGGTAAAGAAATTTTTCTATCTGCAAAAGAGATTAAAATCATGAAATTTTTTATGGAAAATCCAAATATAATATTCACCAAGGACCAGCTCTATGAAAAGATTTGGAACGATGTTTTTATAGACAATAATTCTGTAAGAGTTTACATTCTCAATTTGAGAAAAAAAATCGAGGATAACCCCCAGAAACCAAAATATCTGAAGACCGCCTGGGGAATTGGATACAAATTCACAGTTTAA
- a CDS encoding SLC13 family permease gives MISLLIIMAIVTSIALGYRTKINTGFFAMGFAYIIGSFVMGMKAKAVIGTWPIKIFFIVFAVSLFYNFAILNGTLEKLAQHLLYRTRKFPHLLPFAIFFAAMIIAALGAGYYSVLAFFGPITLILCEKTGLSKLTGALAVNYGCLAGSNFMTSASGVIFKGLIENAGYGENVFGYTTTIFAVSFIIPIIVLSALVITNKKNISDATMDVAVPEEFNDKQKANLRLIYTMVFIVLLIPVLNILIPGNETIKFVNSKMDIGLIAIVFSIIALMMDLGKQKEVVAKVPWETIIMICGVGMLISIAIKAGTIGLLSGWIGTNIPKPMVPIALCIVGGSMSFFASTLGVVAPALFPIIPAIAVATGLNPAILFASIIVGAQATSVSPFSSGGSLLLGAEREEHKDVLFNQLLFRGAPLSLIVATVFGAVFSAVM, from the coding sequence ATGATAAGTTTGTTAATTATTATGGCTATAGTAACTTCAATAGCTCTCGGTTACAGAACAAAAATTAACACAGGTTTCTTCGCAATGGGGTTTGCTTATATCATCGGTTCTTTTGTCATGGGAATGAAGGCTAAAGCCGTTATTGGTACTTGGCCTATCAAAATTTTCTTCATTGTATTTGCTGTATCACTTTTTTATAATTTTGCAATATTGAACGGAACGTTGGAAAAATTAGCTCAACATCTTTTATATCGAACGAGAAAATTTCCACATCTGCTTCCATTTGCTATATTTTTTGCTGCAATGATAATAGCTGCGTTGGGTGCAGGTTATTATTCAGTACTAGCTTTCTTTGGTCCAATAACATTAATATTATGTGAAAAAACAGGACTTAGTAAACTGACGGGGGCTTTAGCTGTAAATTATGGGTGTCTGGCTGGTTCTAATTTTATGACAAGTGCCAGTGGAGTTATTTTCAAGGGACTTATTGAAAATGCAGGTTATGGTGAAAATGTATTTGGTTATACAACAACAATATTTGCTGTATCTTTTATTATCCCTATAATTGTTCTCAGTGCACTCGTAATAACCAACAAAAAAAATATTTCAGACGCAACTATGGATGTAGCAGTCCCGGAAGAATTTAATGATAAACAAAAGGCTAACTTAAGGTTGATCTATACAATGGTCTTTATTGTACTTTTAATTCCCGTTTTGAATATACTTATTCCTGGAAATGAAACTATTAAATTTGTAAATTCAAAAATGGATATCGGTCTTATTGCAATTGTTTTCTCGATCATTGCTCTGATGATGGATTTAGGAAAACAAAAAGAAGTTGTTGCAAAAGTACCTTGGGAAACAATCATCATGATATGTGGTGTTGGAATGTTAATATCTATAGCTATAAAAGCCGGTACTATAGGATTACTCTCAGGATGGATAGGTACAAATATTCCTAAACCAATGGTTCCGATTGCACTTTGTATCGTTGGAGGTTCTATGTCTTTCTTTGCAAGTACACTTGGAGTCGTTGCGCCTGCACTATTCCCAATAATTCCAGCTATAGCCGTTGCAACTGGTTTGAATCCTGCAATATTATTTGCTTCAATCATAGTAGGAGCACAGGCCACTTCTGTCTCTCCATTCTCATCTGGGGGAAGTCTTCTGCTTGGAGCAGAAAGAGAGGAACATAAAGACGTTCTCTTTAATCAACTTTTGTTTAGAGGAGCTCCTCTCTCTCTAATTGTGGCAACTGTATTCGGAGCTGTGTTCAGCGCTGTAATGTAA
- a CDS encoding DUF6282 family protein — MNNISLNGIVDLHVHSHPDIRERAYTDFELLEAGIKAGAKAIVIKTHHGTTMDRAYLANEYNKKVYKGDNDFVMYGGITLNYAVGGLNPVAVETALKLGAKIVWLPTIHAANQMEKFGKSGGINCVENGKPVPVLTEIFSLIKEYDAVLATGHLSPEEIFIVVDHAKKMGLDKILINHPEFWVVGMSNEDQERLVKEYDVYLERCYAQPMGGGVYKSNLADNYELIKKIGCENIIVNTDGGQVENPNWELAFAEYMQYLFDRGVTKEELEIMTIKNPAKLLNIGK; from the coding sequence TTGAATAATATTTCTTTAAATGGAATTGTAGATTTACATGTACATTCCCATCCCGATATTCGGGAGAGGGCATACACCGATTTTGAGCTTTTAGAGGCTGGGATAAAAGCCGGTGCCAAGGCTATAGTCATTAAAACTCATCACGGAACTACAATGGATAGGGCTTATCTGGCAAATGAATATAACAAAAAAGTTTACAAGGGTGACAATGACTTTGTTATGTATGGTGGTATCACGTTAAACTATGCCGTGGGAGGTCTGAATCCAGTCGCCGTAGAAACTGCTTTGAAATTAGGAGCTAAAATAGTGTGGCTGCCGACTATTCACGCTGCAAATCAGATGGAAAAATTTGGAAAAAGCGGAGGCATAAATTGCGTCGAGAACGGAAAGCCAGTTCCCGTTTTGACAGAAATATTTTCACTTATAAAAGAATATGATGCAGTTTTAGCTACTGGACATCTGTCTCCAGAGGAGATCTTCATTGTCGTAGATCATGCAAAAAAAATGGGTCTAGATAAGATTCTTATAAACCACCCGGAATTTTGGGTAGTCGGAATGAGTAATGAAGACCAAGAAAGATTAGTTAAAGAATACGATGTTTATCTAGAACGGTGCTATGCCCAACCAATGGGTGGCGGTGTTTACAAAAGTAACCTTGCAGATAACTATGAACTTATAAAAAAAATAGGTTGTGAAAATATCATAGTAAATACCGATGGTGGACAGGTGGAAAATCCAAACTGGGAACTTGCTTTTGCAGAATATATGCAATACCTTTTCGATAGGGGAGTAACTAAAGAAGAGTTAGAAATAATGACCATTAAAAACCCGGCTAAATTATTAAATATTGGAAAATAA
- a CDS encoding DUF134 domain-containing protein, protein MPRFRKKRCCRILDGERTFKPNGIKMRELEIANINLDEFEAIRICDYEDKNQIEASEIMGVSRATIQRLLQSGRKKIVDALLNNKAINIKNNYIYTEKEEEV, encoded by the coding sequence ATGCCACGTTTTAGAAAAAAGAGATGCTGTAGGATACTAGATGGAGAAAGAACCTTTAAACCTAACGGAATTAAAATGAGAGAATTAGAGATAGCAAACATCAATCTAGATGAATTTGAGGCCATTCGGATATGTGACTATGAGGACAAAAACCAGATAGAGGCCAGTGAAATAATGGGCGTCTCAAGAGCCACTATCCAGAGACTTCTCCAGTCAGGGAGAAAAAAAATCGTCGATGCATTGTTAAATAATAAGGCAATAAATATTAAAAATAATTATATTTATACTGAAAAAGAGGAGGAAGTTTGA
- a CDS encoding ATP-binding protein, which yields MKKNSLKTLSVVIIFFIILIVGNISYRGFLNYQNTIMTQQIEHLLTTSKSIGKSLELYVGEKEKSLKDMTINLGRYLEKTDKEFINDEILKTLEVFYHTQEKEVSELFYVSLDKKNTLSYPKVDSLVNYEILYDELDYVRKNKKSYVGMPYLDSNDGFSFNIAEPVIVKGDIIGVVFGKIKLEKIYKLLVEPVKAGKYGYAAVKEVNGKILMHPVKSHIGGNMVSFRKEKYPDLDLKELNKLLDKQRIEEEGFYIYNSYWWPQKELKKVKKISVFSRAQIGTEFWVVSIIISYDEIKEPIENYLYSSIIIASVIILIFSWVVFLTVRMIKNKEAYEMETNYLKEINKSTEELRKKDAELHHRRKLETIGTLTGGIAHEFNNVLTPIMGYSEMILRTLDPNIKSYDYAKNIYESSERAQEIIDQIRLFSGDKNIKIKYKVISINKVLREALRFSESLFPPDIKIIKDIKKEEWYLYANETQIHQVVLNLCTNACNAMRDRDNGVLKISTDRVKYQEDKVLQRSKLTKREYVKISFEDNGCGMDEDTVEKIFDPFFTKKLSEKSSGLGLSIVQGIVRKHGGTINVFSEIGKGSRFDLYLPISTEKITDPDKNVENEDILGNESILIIDDDKDVAEMLKSGLCDLGYQTAVITEGSKILKRFDYIKNNFKVVITDLAMPEINGIQLSKKIKVKKPEIKIILMTAYSDEPLEEYIRDNIIDAYLMKPVSASQISRCIRKIMRNF from the coding sequence TTGAAAAAAAATAGTCTGAAAACATTATCAGTTGTGATAATATTTTTCATTATCTTAATAGTTGGAAATATAAGCTACAGGGGATTTTTAAATTATCAGAATACTATAATGACTCAGCAGATAGAGCATCTTTTGACCACCTCTAAATCCATAGGGAAAAGTCTGGAACTATACGTGGGTGAAAAAGAAAAAAGCTTGAAAGATATGACCATAAATCTTGGACGTTATTTGGAAAAAACTGATAAGGAATTTATAAATGATGAAATTTTAAAAACTCTGGAAGTTTTTTATCATACGCAGGAAAAGGAAGTGTCGGAGTTATTTTATGTGAGTTTAGATAAAAAAAATACTTTGAGTTATCCCAAGGTAGATTCTCTTGTAAATTATGAAATTTTATATGATGAACTGGATTACGTAAGAAAAAATAAAAAATCTTATGTGGGAATGCCTTACCTAGATAGCAATGATGGTTTCTCTTTTAATATAGCTGAACCGGTTATTGTAAAGGGTGATATAATAGGGGTGGTTTTTGGAAAAATAAAACTTGAAAAAATTTATAAACTTTTGGTAGAACCTGTAAAGGCCGGGAAGTATGGATATGCTGCAGTAAAAGAGGTAAATGGTAAAATTTTGATGCACCCTGTTAAATCTCATATAGGGGGCAACATGGTAAGTTTTAGAAAGGAAAAATATCCCGATTTAGATCTGAAGGAGCTTAATAAACTTCTCGATAAACAGCGGATAGAAGAAGAGGGGTTCTATATATATAATTCCTATTGGTGGCCTCAAAAAGAATTAAAAAAGGTTAAAAAAATAAGTGTTTTTTCAAGGGCACAAATAGGAACAGAATTTTGGGTTGTTTCTATAATCATATCTTATGACGAGATAAAGGAACCCATAGAAAACTATCTTTATAGCAGTATTATTATTGCCTCAGTGATCATACTCATATTTTCATGGGTAGTTTTTTTGACTGTGAGAATGATAAAGAATAAAGAAGCCTATGAAATGGAGACAAATTATCTTAAGGAAATCAACAAATCCACAGAGGAGCTGAGAAAAAAAGATGCAGAACTGCACCACAGAAGAAAGCTAGAAACCATAGGAACTCTGACCGGAGGCATAGCTCATGAATTTAATAATGTGCTGACCCCTATCATGGGATATTCAGAAATGATTTTGAGGACTTTAGACCCAAACATTAAGAGTTATGATTATGCTAAAAACATATATGAATCCTCTGAGAGAGCCCAGGAAATTATAGATCAGATAAGGCTGTTTAGCGGGGATAAAAATATAAAGATAAAATACAAAGTAATTTCTATTAATAAGGTTTTAAGGGAAGCTTTGAGATTCTCAGAATCTTTGTTTCCTCCAGATATAAAAATAATAAAAGATATAAAAAAAGAGGAATGGTATCTCTATGCAAACGAGACACAAATCCATCAGGTGGTATTGAATCTCTGCACCAATGCATGTAATGCAATGAGAGACCGAGATAACGGAGTCTTAAAAATAAGTACGGATAGAGTGAAATATCAAGAGGATAAAGTATTGCAAAGAAGTAAACTTACAAAACGAGAGTACGTAAAAATATCCTTTGAGGACAATGGATGTGGAATGGATGAAGATACAGTTGAAAAAATATTTGATCCTTTTTTTACAAAGAAACTTTCGGAAAAAAGCAGTGGTCTTGGGCTTTCTATTGTTCAGGGTATAGTGAGAAAACATGGAGGAACAATAAATGTATTTAGTGAAATAGGAAAAGGCAGCAGATTTGATCTATACCTTCCAATAAGCACTGAAAAAATAACAGACCCTGATAAAAATGTAGAAAATGAAGATATACTGGGAAATGAGAGTATATTAATTATAGACGATGACAAAGATGTAGCAGAAATGCTTAAAAGTGGCTTGTGTGATTTAGGTTATCAAACTGCAGTCATAACTGAAGGAAGTAAAATTTTAAAAAGATTTGATTATATAAAAAATAACTTCAAAGTTGTGATTACAGACCTTGCAATGCCTGAAATAAATGGAATACAGCTTTCTAAGAAAATAAAGGTAAAGAAACCAGAAATTAAGATTATTTTGATGACAGCCTATTCAGATGAGCCTTTAGAAGAGTATATTCGAGATAATATTATAGATGCTTATTTAATGAAGCCTGTAAGTGCTTCTCAAATAAGCAGATGTATAAGAAAAATTATGAGAAACTTTTGA
- a CDS encoding permease: protein MKLIKRYKFFTITLLILTALFFVNHEMGIKAVGITAYSLKEMVLVIPPVFILLGLLDNWVPKETMVKYMGEDSGIKGVMLALFIGSAAAGPLYGAFPVAAVFMKKGVKFSNIIIFLGAWSTTKIPMFLFEMASLGSKFAFSRLVIDIFGIIIMARIVSNLIPKDEIQRIYMNAENL, encoded by the coding sequence ATGAAACTTATTAAAAGATATAAATTTTTTACGATTACACTTTTGATTTTGACTGCTTTATTCTTTGTGAATCATGAAATGGGAATAAAAGCCGTAGGAATAACCGCTTATTCATTGAAGGAGATGGTCCTTGTAATCCCTCCTGTATTTATATTGCTGGGACTTTTGGATAACTGGGTTCCAAAGGAAACTATGGTTAAATACATGGGGGAAGATTCAGGGATAAAAGGAGTTATGCTGGCTCTGTTTATAGGTTCTGCGGCAGCAGGACCACTATACGGAGCCTTTCCTGTGGCAGCAGTATTCATGAAAAAAGGGGTTAAATTCAGCAACATAATAATATTCTTAGGAGCCTGGTCCACCACCAAAATACCTATGTTTTTGTTTGAAATGGCATCTCTAGGATCTAAATTTGCATTTAGCAGGCTGGTAATAGATATTTTCGGAATAATAATAATGGCCAGGATAGTTTCTAATCTGATACCCAAAGATGAGATACAAAGGATATATATGAATGCAGAAAATTTATAG